One Dermacentor andersoni chromosome 6, qqDerAnde1_hic_scaffold, whole genome shotgun sequence genomic window carries:
- the CPT2 gene encoding carnitine O-palmitoyltransferase 2, mitochondrial isoform X2, with the protein MAAMQRACQYRRASDACSRMCEARYLSFPKKSVLPACSCLQVKMRLLSTSQQRLSSSSTPGSVDTTSAEYQFLERSVLPTMHFQKSLPRLPIPKLEKTCERYLHALEPLVTSEELEKTRALVYAFKDNEGAELDLLLRKKDKANKHTSYISGPWFDMYLTSRKPLPLNFNPFLAWKDDMRPAYMDQTVRACNMVISSLRFLRSLQNNQLEPMVYHLNAKKSDTQTYRRTIKMLPEAMAWYASALLWKAYPLDMSQFRNLFASTRIPLIGRDKIEAFSDSKHILVIRNGHFYALQVLDDKGNLFGPEHYQACLSRIMADNRPAPAVPVSALTAAPRDDWARARKDLLAAQNESTLRQIDSALFVLVLDSEAFQGTEQEKIAHHFLHGPIHNRWFDKSFSLLLTAEGHAAINFEHSWGDGVAVLRYFNDIYTDSTEQPYVHPGQSANINPEPYVQRLGQGFDRHLFALRVLAEEKGQALPAIYTDRCFEKANHIVLSTSTLHGMAFSGGGFAPVVPDGYGIGYGMVDDKLAALVSAYSPHRDARKFSACMVEALDRICVAMKCS; encoded by the exons ATGGCAGCAATGCAACGAGCATGTCAGTACCGAAGAGCTTCCGACGCTTGCAGTCGCATGTGCGAAGCACGGTACTTATCATTTCCCAAGAAATCCGTGCTGccagcctgttcgtgcttacaaGTAAAGATGCGACTGTTGTCCACGTCGCAGCAACGCTTGTCTTCTAGCAGTACGCCTGG GTCAGTAGACACCACTTCGGCAGAGTACCAGTTCCTGGAGCGGAGTGTCTTGCCCACCATGCATTTTCAGAAGAGCCTTCCACGACTGCCTATTCCAAAATTGGAAAAAACTTGTGAGCGTTACCTGCATGCGTTGGAGCCTCTGGTTACTTCAGAAGAACTGGAAAAGACACGAGCTCTTGTTTATGCCTTCAAGGATAATGAAGGTGCAG AACTGGACCTCCTGCTGAGAAAGAAGGACAAGGCCAACAAGCACACCAGCTACATTTCAG GTCCTTGGTTTGACATGTACCTGACTTCTCGAAAACCTCTTCCACTCAACTTCAATCCATTTTTGGCATGGAAAGATGATATGCGGCCTGCATATATGGATCAG ACTGTTCGTGCGTGCAACATGGTGATCTCTTCTCTGCGCTTCTTGCGGTCCCTACAAAACAATCAGCTGGAGCCCATGGTGTATCATCTCAATGCCAAAAAGAGCGACACGCAGACATACAGGCGTACCATCAA GATGCTGCCAGAAGCCATGGCATGGTACGCAAGTGCTTTGCTGTGGAAGGCTTACCCTCTCGACATGAGCCAGTTTCGCAACCTCTTTGCAAGCACACGGATACCACTGATTGGACGTGACAAGATTGAGGCGTTTTCAGACTCCAAGCACATTCTAGTTATTCGCAATGGCCACTTTTATGCCCTTCAGGTTTTAGATGACAAAG GCAACCTCTTTGGACCTGAGCATTACCAAGCATGCCTGAGTCGCATCATGGCTGACAATCGGCCTGCGCCCGCTGTTCCTGTGTCAGCGCTGACAGCAGCGCCTCGGGATGACTGGGCTAGGGCACGTAAGGACCTCCTGGCTGCCCAGAATGAGAGCACACTGCGGCAAATAGACAGTGCCCTCTTTGTGCTGGTGCTAGACAGTGAGGCATTCCAGGGCACAGAACAGGAGAAGATAGCCCACCATTTTCTTCATGGTCCTATCCATAACAG GTGGTTCGACAAGTCTTTTTCACTGCTTCTCACAGCAGAAGGGCACGCAGCTATTAACTTTGAGCACTCGTGGGGTGACGGAGTGGCTGTACTGCGCTATTTTAATGACATCTACACTGACAGCACTGAGCAACCTTACGTTCATCCTGGCCAGTCTGCAAACATCAATCCTGAGCCCTACGTACAGCGGCTTG GTCAAGGGTTTGACCGTCACTTGTTTGCCCTGAGGGTGTTGGCTGAAGAGAagggccaggccttgcccgctaTTTATACAGACAGATGCTTCGAAAAGGCAAATCATATTGTCCTTTCAACATCCACTTTACATGGTATGGCGTTCAGTGGTGGTGGCTTTGCACCTGTAGTACCAGATGGCTATGGCATCGGCTATGGCATGGTGGATGACAAGTTAGCAGCCCTGGTCAGTGCTTACAGCCCCCATCGAGATGCCAGGAAATTCTCAGCATGCATGGTTGAGGCTTTAGATCGTATTTGTGTTGCCATGAAGTGCTCTTAG
- the CPT2 gene encoding carnitine O-palmitoyltransferase 2, mitochondrial isoform X1, with translation MAAMQRACQYRRASDACSRMCEARYLSFPKKSVLPACSCLQVKMRLLSTSQQRLSSSSTPGSVDTTSAEYQFLERSVLPTMHFQKSLPRLPIPKLEKTCERYLHALEPLVTSEELEKTRALVYAFKDNEGAELDLLLRKKDKANKHTSYISGPWFDMYLTSRKPLPLNFNPFLAWKDDMRPAYMDQTVRACNMVISSLRFLRSLQNNQLEPMVYHLNAKKSDTQTYRRTIKMLPEAMAWYASALLWKAYPLDMSQFRNLFASTRIPLIGRDKIEAFSDSKHILVIRNGHFYALQVLDDKGNLFGPEHYQACLSRIMADNRPAPAVPVSALTAAPRDDWARARKDLLAAQNESTLRQIDSALFVLVLDSEAFQGTEQEKIAHHFLHGPIHNRWFDKSFSLLLTAEGHAAINFEHSWGDGVAVLRYFNDIYTDSTEQPYVHPGQSANINPEPYVQRLDFIVNDAVKAAVQKAQQNYEEQTGNLQLAAMVHSGLSRDLIKQSKLSPDSVMQLSFQLSYFLAHGGTAATYESCSTSAFKHGRTETVRPATMATKRCVEALSSDKKLNLTRPLLEECSRVHNQLTKEAAMGQGFDRHLFALRVLAEEKGQALPAIYTDRCFEKANHIVLSTSTLHGMAFSGGGFAPVVPDGYGIGYGMVDDKLAALVSAYSPHRDARKFSACMVEALDRICVAMKCS, from the exons ATGGCAGCAATGCAACGAGCATGTCAGTACCGAAGAGCTTCCGACGCTTGCAGTCGCATGTGCGAAGCACGGTACTTATCATTTCCCAAGAAATCCGTGCTGccagcctgttcgtgcttacaaGTAAAGATGCGACTGTTGTCCACGTCGCAGCAACGCTTGTCTTCTAGCAGTACGCCTGG GTCAGTAGACACCACTTCGGCAGAGTACCAGTTCCTGGAGCGGAGTGTCTTGCCCACCATGCATTTTCAGAAGAGCCTTCCACGACTGCCTATTCCAAAATTGGAAAAAACTTGTGAGCGTTACCTGCATGCGTTGGAGCCTCTGGTTACTTCAGAAGAACTGGAAAAGACACGAGCTCTTGTTTATGCCTTCAAGGATAATGAAGGTGCAG AACTGGACCTCCTGCTGAGAAAGAAGGACAAGGCCAACAAGCACACCAGCTACATTTCAG GTCCTTGGTTTGACATGTACCTGACTTCTCGAAAACCTCTTCCACTCAACTTCAATCCATTTTTGGCATGGAAAGATGATATGCGGCCTGCATATATGGATCAG ACTGTTCGTGCGTGCAACATGGTGATCTCTTCTCTGCGCTTCTTGCGGTCCCTACAAAACAATCAGCTGGAGCCCATGGTGTATCATCTCAATGCCAAAAAGAGCGACACGCAGACATACAGGCGTACCATCAA GATGCTGCCAGAAGCCATGGCATGGTACGCAAGTGCTTTGCTGTGGAAGGCTTACCCTCTCGACATGAGCCAGTTTCGCAACCTCTTTGCAAGCACACGGATACCACTGATTGGACGTGACAAGATTGAGGCGTTTTCAGACTCCAAGCACATTCTAGTTATTCGCAATGGCCACTTTTATGCCCTTCAGGTTTTAGATGACAAAG GCAACCTCTTTGGACCTGAGCATTACCAAGCATGCCTGAGTCGCATCATGGCTGACAATCGGCCTGCGCCCGCTGTTCCTGTGTCAGCGCTGACAGCAGCGCCTCGGGATGACTGGGCTAGGGCACGTAAGGACCTCCTGGCTGCCCAGAATGAGAGCACACTGCGGCAAATAGACAGTGCCCTCTTTGTGCTGGTGCTAGACAGTGAGGCATTCCAGGGCACAGAACAGGAGAAGATAGCCCACCATTTTCTTCATGGTCCTATCCATAACAG GTGGTTCGACAAGTCTTTTTCACTGCTTCTCACAGCAGAAGGGCACGCAGCTATTAACTTTGAGCACTCGTGGGGTGACGGAGTGGCTGTACTGCGCTATTTTAATGACATCTACACTGACAGCACTGAGCAACCTTACGTTCATCCTGGCCAGTCTGCAAACATCAATCCTGAGCCCTACGTACAGCGGCTTG ACTTCATTGTCAATGATGCTGTGAAGGCAGCTGTGCAGAAAGCCCAGCAAAATTACGAGGAGCAGACTGGCAACCTCCAACTAGCTGCTATGGTGCACTCTGGCCTCAGCAGGGACCTCATCAAGCAGAGCAAGCTCAGTCCCGATTCAGTCATGCAGCTCTCTTTCCAG CTGTCCTATTTCCTGGCACATGGAGGCACGGCGGCGACTTATGAATCGTGCAGCACATCTGCTTTCAAGCATGGACGAACTGAAACAGTGCGACCAGCAACAATGGCCACAAAACGTTGCGTGGAGGCACTCAGCTCGGACAAAAAGCTGAACCTTACTCGGCCACTTCTGGAGGAATGTTCCAGAGTCCACAACCAGCTCACGAAGGAGGCTGCCATGG GTCAAGGGTTTGACCGTCACTTGTTTGCCCTGAGGGTGTTGGCTGAAGAGAagggccaggccttgcccgctaTTTATACAGACAGATGCTTCGAAAAGGCAAATCATATTGTCCTTTCAACATCCACTTTACATGGTATGGCGTTCAGTGGTGGTGGCTTTGCACCTGTAGTACCAGATGGCTATGGCATCGGCTATGGCATGGTGGATGACAAGTTAGCAGCCCTGGTCAGTGCTTACAGCCCCCATCGAGATGCCAGGAAATTCTCAGCATGCATGGTTGAGGCTTTAGATCGTATTTGTGTTGCCATGAAGTGCTCTTAG